One Methanocaldococcus villosus KIN24-T80 genomic window carries:
- the cobS gene encoding adenosylcobinamide-GDP ribazoletransferase, producing the protein MIRAFKLMLSFFTRFPINVEDFNFDTIAEHFYLVVIIGYIYGAISYFLSFLPLPPLLLSCIILFTIEFINGFHHFDGLLDFGEGLMVIADRKTKLKIMKDPYVGTFGLSFGVFYIITTVVSIYYILKINPLYLLAVEVLSKLSLLSCASFGNPLKEGTGKYFVKRADEKFLALALILSLPLLLIFDSTGRKAVSLAIIISVLLGLFMAKLAKGQFGGVNGDVLGATNEVSRVINLIAILFFLLTLEHNLSSL; encoded by the coding sequence ATGATAAGGGCTTTTAAATTAATGCTATCATTCTTTACGAGATTTCCAATAAATGTTGAAGATTTCAACTTTGATACAATAGCTGAACACTTTTATTTAGTTGTAATTATTGGATATATATATGGGGCCATCTCTTATTTTCTCTCTTTCTTACCTTTGCCTCCTTTACTTCTTTCATGTATAATCCTGTTTACTATTGAATTTATAAATGGTTTTCATCATTTTGATGGTTTATTAGACTTTGGAGAAGGGTTGATGGTTATAGCTGATAGAAAAACAAAATTAAAGATTATGAAAGATCCTTATGTTGGCACTTTTGGATTATCTTTTGGAGTATTTTACATAATAACCACTGTAGTTTCAATATATTATATATTAAAAATAAATCCTCTATATCTATTAGCAGTAGAGGTGCTTTCTAAACTTTCTCTTTTAAGCTGTGCATCTTTTGGCAATCCATTAAAGGAAGGAACTGGAAAATATTTTGTTAAAAGAGCTGATGAAAAGTTCTTAGCTCTAGCTCTTATTCTATCACTTCCCTTATTGTTAATATTTGATAGCACAGGTAGAAAAGCTGTTTCATTAGCTATAATCATATCTGTGTTATTGGGATTATTTATGGCAAAATTAGCTAAAGGACAGTTTGGAGGGGTTAATGGGGATGTATTAGGGGCAACAAATGAAGTTAGTAGGGTTATCAATTTAATAGCTATCCTCTTTTTCTTATTAACTCTAGAACATAATCTTTCTTCTTTATAG
- a CDS encoding 4Fe-4S dicluster domain-containing protein, producing the protein MKKVMMTNFLCDNCGDCVRACMEVNKVSRIYIIEKDKKFVPIVCQHCASAPCKEVCPVNAIYHENSVVKLDLDKCIGCGLCALACPFGAIVIDDKAYKCVLCKETACVKACSKGCLEIVEVNDIINLRKEKASELFVKIKVNGSKKGEIIDKIVANAKIQI; encoded by the coding sequence ATGAAAAAAGTAATGATGACAAATTTTCTATGTGATAACTGTGGAGATTGTGTAAGAGCTTGTATGGAAGTTAATAAAGTTTCAAGAATATATATAATTGAAAAAGATAAAAAATTTGTTCCAATAGTTTGTCAGCACTGTGCATCAGCTCCATGTAAAGAAGTTTGCCCTGTTAATGCCATCTATCATGAAAATTCTGTTGTCAAGTTAGATCTTGATAAATGTATAGGCTGTGGATTGTGTGCATTAGCTTGTCCATTTGGAGCTATAGTTATTGATGATAAGGCATATAAATGTGTATTATGTAAAGAAACCGCATGTGTTAAAGCATGTTCAAAAGGTTGTTTAGAGATTGTTGAGGTTAATGATATTATTAATTTAAGAAAAGAAAAAGCTTCTGAATTGTTTGTAAAAATAAAAGTTAATGGTAGTAAGAAAGGAGAAATAATAGATAAGATAGTAGCTAATGCAAAGATTCAGATCTAA
- a CDS encoding 4Fe-4S dicluster domain-containing protein, with translation MIDIKKCVGCRRCEMSCPINGIIFLDYPIKCFHCEKAPCLEVCPENAIERINNKVVIIKDKCIGCGLCALACPFGAIRMGKVAMKCNGCYKLEKEICKTVCPTGAINDLENIINEKLKMSNERYRIIHLYSR, from the coding sequence ATGATAGATATTAAGAAATGTGTGGGATGTAGAAGATGTGAAATGAGTTGTCCAATAAATGGGATAATATTTTTGGATTATCCAATAAAATGTTTTCACTGTGAAAAAGCTCCTTGTTTAGAAGTTTGCCCAGAAAATGCAATTGAAAGGATAAATAATAAGGTAGTAATTATTAAAGATAAATGTATAGGCTGTGGATTGTGTGCATTAGCTTGTCCATTTGGAGCTATAAGAATGGGAAAAGTTGCTATGAAATGTAATGGATGTTACAAGTTGGAGAAGGAGATATGTAAAACAGTATGCCCTACAGGAGCTATTAACGATTTAGAAAATATAATTAATGAAAAATTAAAAATGAGTAACGAAAGATATAGAATAATACACCTATACAGTAGGTAA
- a CDS encoding pyruvate ferredoxin oxidoreductase subunit gamma, whose product MIEIRFHGRGGQGAVTAARILAKAAFYDGKYCQAFPFFGVERRGAPVKAFTRIDDKPIRLRCQIYEPDYIVVQDSTLLDVVNVFEGLKKDGAVIINTVKDMEFDYKTYCIDATGIALEVLGVPIVNTAMVGAFAGATKLVSLESIKKAILETFSGKLGEKNALAAEKAYNEIIKKYGE is encoded by the coding sequence ATGATAGAAATTAGATTTCATGGTAGAGGAGGACAAGGAGCTGTTACTGCTGCAAGAATATTAGCTAAAGCTGCTTTTTATGATGGAAAATATTGTCAAGCTTTTCCTTTTTTTGGTGTGGAGAGAAGAGGAGCTCCTGTAAAGGCTTTTACAAGGATTGATGATAAACCTATAAGGTTGAGATGCCAAATATATGAACCTGACTATATAGTTGTTCAAGATTCCACATTATTAGATGTTGTTAATGTTTTTGAAGGTTTAAAGAAAGATGGTGCTGTTATTATAAACACTGTTAAAGATATGGAATTTGATTATAAAACTTATTGCATAGATGCAACAGGTATAGCTTTAGAAGTTTTAGGGGTACCAATTGTTAATACAGCTATGGTTGGGGCTTTTGCAGGAGCTACAAAATTAGTAAGCTTAGAATCTATAAAAAAAGCTATTTTAGAAACATTTAGTGGAAAGTTAGGGGAAAAAAATGCATTAGCTGCTGAAAAAGCATATAATGAAATAATAAAGAAGTATGGTGAGTAA
- the porD gene encoding pyruvate synthase subunit PorD, giving the protein MVNIAAIIYEPGNSVRNKTGGWRTFRPILDIKKCIKCEKCYIFCPEGAIQEDIDGNFIIDYDYCKGCLICEHECPVKAITRVREEK; this is encoded by the coding sequence ATGGTTAATATAGCTGCTATTATATATGAACCAGGTAATTCAGTTAGAAACAAAACAGGAGGATGGAGAACTTTTAGACCAATATTAGATATAAAAAAATGTATAAAATGCGAAAAATGTTATATTTTCTGCCCAGAAGGAGCAATACAAGAAGATATTGATGGAAACTTTATAATAGATTATGATTATTGTAAAGGCTGTTTAATCTGTGAGCATGAATGTCCAGTTAAGGCAATAACAAGAGTCAGAGAAGAGAAATAA
- the porA gene encoding pyruvate synthase subunit PorA, with amino-acid sequence MKKVITGTSAAAEAVRLADVDVIAAYPITPQTTCVEKLAEFIANGELDAEYIKVESEHSAMAACIGAAATGVRTFTATASQGLALMHELLFIAAGMRLPIVMLVANRALSAPINIWCDHQDSISQRDTGWIQIYAESNQETLDSVIQAYKIAENENVLLPVMVCIDGFILTHTVEPVEIPDEKKVREYLGVYEPKHAYLDPDRPITQGPVGVPECYMETRKQIEKAMENAKKVIKDVNEEYYNIFGRKYGNGLVEAYNLENADTVLVAMGSVCGTIKDVIDKMENVGLLRVRCFRPFPKEDIRKFLENAENIAVIDKNISLGFNKGALGIEISSVLKNKKICNYIAGLGGRDVRIEDIKFIIDHVRKADDDETVWVNCKE; translated from the coding sequence ATGAAAAAAGTTATAACTGGTACTTCAGCTGCTGCTGAAGCTGTTAGATTAGCTGATGTTGATGTTATAGCTGCTTATCCTATAACCCCTCAAACTACATGTGTTGAAAAATTAGCTGAATTTATTGCTAATGGAGAACTTGATGCTGAATATATAAAAGTTGAAAGTGAACATTCAGCAATGGCAGCATGTATTGGGGCTGCTGCTACTGGGGTTAGAACATTTACAGCCACTGCATCACAAGGTTTGGCTTTGATGCATGAACTACTCTTTATTGCTGCAGGTATGAGGTTACCAATTGTAATGCTTGTAGCAAATAGGGCTCTTTCAGCTCCAATAAACATTTGGTGTGATCATCAAGATTCAATATCTCAAAGAGATACAGGATGGATACAGATATATGCTGAGAGTAATCAAGAAACTTTAGATAGTGTGATTCAAGCTTATAAAATAGCAGAGAATGAAAATGTTCTACTTCCAGTTATGGTTTGTATTGATGGGTTTATTTTAACTCACACTGTTGAACCTGTTGAAATTCCAGATGAGAAAAAAGTTAGGGAATATCTAGGTGTTTATGAACCAAAACATGCCTATCTTGATCCTGATAGACCAATAACTCAAGGGCCTGTAGGTGTACCAGAGTGTTATATGGAAACTAGAAAACAGATTGAAAAGGCTATGGAAAATGCTAAAAAGGTTATAAAAGATGTGAATGAAGAATATTACAACATATTTGGCAGAAAATATGGAAATGGATTAGTTGAAGCCTATAATTTAGAAAATGCTGATACAGTATTAGTCGCTATGGGGTCTGTCTGTGGTACAATAAAAGATGTTATTGATAAAATGGAAAATGTTGGATTATTGAGAGTTAGATGCTTTAGACCATTTCCTAAAGAAGACATTAGAAAATTCTTAGAAAATGCTGAAAATATAGCTGTTATTGATAAAAATATTTCTTTAGGATTTAATAAAGGAGCTTTGGGTATTGAGATATCCTCAGTATTAAAAAATAAAAAGATTTGTAATTATATTGCAGGTTTAGGGGGAAGAGATGTTAGAATAGAAGATATTAAATTTATTATAGACCATGTAAGAAAGGCAGATGATGATGAAACTGTTTGGGTTAACTGTAAAGAGTGA
- the porB gene encoding pyruvate synthase subunit PorB, producing MQYPRIELFAPGHRGCAGCGAAIIVRQILKVAGKDTIVTTPTGCLEVFSTPYPETSWKVPWIHVAFECAGAVASGIESAIKVLKRKRGKFKDRKINVIAIGGDGGTADIGFQSLSGAMERGHNILYIMYDNEAYMNTGIQRSSATPLYASTTTTPAGKISKGEDRPKKDMAMIMAAHGVPYVATACVSYPDDLMRKVKKALSIEGPKFIHVLQPCTTGWGFPPEKTIEIGRLAVETGVFPLYEIEYGEFRLTYRPAKRKPVKEYIRAQKRYRHLTDEDIERLQKYIDEKCKLLGL from the coding sequence ATGCAATATCCTAGAATTGAATTATTTGCTCCTGGACATAGAGGCTGTGCAGGATGTGGGGCAGCTATAATTGTTAGACAGATATTAAAAGTGGCAGGAAAAGATACAATAGTAACTACTCCTACTGGATGTTTAGAAGTTTTTTCCACACCATACCCAGAAACTTCTTGGAAAGTGCCTTGGATACATGTTGCATTTGAATGTGCAGGAGCTGTAGCTAGTGGGATAGAATCTGCTATAAAAGTTCTGAAAAGAAAAAGAGGAAAATTTAAAGATAGAAAAATAAATGTTATAGCAATAGGTGGGGATGGAGGGACAGCAGATATAGGTTTTCAGTCTTTGAGTGGAGCTATGGAAAGAGGGCATAATATATTATATATTATGTATGATAATGAAGCATATATGAACACAGGAATTCAGAGAAGTTCTGCTACTCCACTATATGCTTCAACAACAACAACTCCTGCAGGAAAAATTAGTAAAGGAGAAGATAGACCTAAAAAAGATATGGCTATGATAATGGCAGCTCATGGAGTTCCTTATGTCGCCACAGCTTGTGTTTCTTATCCAGATGATCTTATGAGAAAAGTAAAAAAAGCACTATCTATAGAAGGTCCAAAGTTTATTCATGTACTTCAACCATGTACAACTGGTTGGGGTTTTCCTCCAGAAAAAACTATTGAAATAGGTAGATTAGCTGTAGAAACTGGAGTGTTTCCATTGTATGAAATAGAGTATGGAGAGTTTAGATTAACATATAGACCAGCTAAAAGAAAACCAGTTAAAGAATATATAAGAGCCCAAAAGAGATATAGGCATTTAACTGATGAAGATATTGAGAGATTACAAAAATATATTGATGAAAAATGCAAACTATTAGGTTTATAG
- a CDS encoding DNA repair exonuclease: MQFVHIADNHLGYRHYNLDEREMDIYENFNECIDKIIEIKPDFVIHSGDLFNDLRPQIEALRIAIEGFRKLKDMGIRVYIVAGNHEMPRRRNRKSPIILLKDYVKILNGYVLEGDIFIAGTYYHNLNKKEELRNKIKEFEIKGAGYKKKILALHQGINKYLPYDYELEINELPSFSYYALGHVHNRVLERFNDGILAYAGSTEIIRIDEYESYKKDGKGFYLVDFSKGDIDISDVDKINLECRDIIKAEIKTEKDLLEVIKEINNAKKKPILIGKIKEELRHRLDIIKDKILINKLIPVEEKIFDEIDTVETLDIKELLIKYANNNKLNGEFVYLLYRKLINNEDWRDIVDNFYKNFM, encoded by the coding sequence ATGCAGTTTGTACATATAGCAGATAATCATTTAGGTTATAGGCATTATAACTTAGATGAGAGAGAGATGGATATATATGAAAATTTTAATGAATGTATAGATAAAATTATTGAAATAAAACCTGACTTTGTTATTCACTCTGGTGATCTTTTTAATGATTTGAGACCACAAATAGAAGCTTTAAGGATTGCTATAGAAGGGTTTAGGAAGTTAAAAGATATGGGAATAAGGGTTTATATTGTTGCTGGAAATCATGAAATGCCAAGAAGGAGAAATAGGAAAAGTCCTATTATTTTATTAAAGGATTATGTTAAGATCTTAAATGGATATGTTTTAGAGGGGGATATATTTATAGCTGGCACCTATTACCATAATCTCAATAAAAAGGAAGAGTTGAGGAATAAGATAAAAGAATTTGAAATAAAAGGAGCAGGATATAAGAAAAAAATACTTGCACTACATCAGGGTATTAATAAATATTTACCTTATGATTATGAGTTAGAAATTAATGAGTTGCCCTCTTTTTCCTACTACGCATTAGGCCATGTTCATAATAGAGTTTTAGAAAGGTTTAATGATGGCATATTAGCTTATGCAGGATCTACAGAGATTATAAGGATAGATGAGTATGAAAGTTATAAAAAGGATGGTAAAGGATTCTATTTAGTAGATTTCAGTAAAGGAGATATAGACATTAGTGATGTAGATAAGATAAATTTAGAGTGTAGGGATATTATAAAAGCTGAGATAAAAACTGAAAAAGATTTATTAGAAGTTATTAAAGAGATTAATAATGCAAAGAAAAAGCCAATATTAATAGGAAAGATAAAAGAGGAGTTAAGGCATAGGTTAGATATAATAAAAGATAAAATATTAATAAATAAACTTATACCAGTAGAAGAGAAAATTTTTGATGAAATTGATACTGTAGAAACATTGGATATTAAAGAGCTTTTAATTAAATATGCAAATAATAACAAGTTAAATGGAGAATTTGTGTATCTCTTATATAGAAAATTAATTAATAATGAAGATTGGAGAGATATTGTAGATAATTTCTATAAAAATTTTATGTGA
- the leuS gene encoding leucine--tRNA ligase, with product MNLKEIERKWQKKWEEAKIFNADPDNREKFFITAAFPYLNGVLHAGHLRTFTIPEVIARYQRMKGKNVLWTFGYHVTGTPILGLAELIKNRDEKTLEAYNKLHGIPMETLLTLTTPEKIVEYFSKKAEEAFKKMGFSLDWRRNFKTDDEAFKRFIVWQFHKLKEKGYIVKGSHPVRYCPKCDNPVEDHDLLHGENATLVEYVLIKFKLGDIILPAATLRPETVFGVSNIWVNPNETYVKAKVLNEDSGKEEIWIVSKECAEKLKHQNRKVEILEEFKGEELLGKEVLNPITNKKVKIYPAKFVKTGVGTGVVMSVPAHAPYDYIALKDLNLLDKVEIIPLIKVPNYSEIPAKDIIDKLKIESQEDRDKLDEATKRLYKDEYHKGILNENCLEYSGLAVKDIKDKLTKDFIEKGLAETFYEFSEENVVCRCGTKCIVKMVKGQWFIKYSDEHWKELAHKCVDKMEFIPDYLREVFHEMIDWMKDKACVRRRGLGTEFPFEEGWIIESLSDSTIYPAYYTIAKYINELNIKPEQLTLELFDYVFLGKGDLNKISEETKIDKETIKKMREEFLYYYPVDWRCSAKDLIPNHLTFYIFNHVAIFPEDLWPRGIVVNGYVTIEGKKLSKSKGPLLPVLEVAEKFGADVGRFYIATCAELPQDADIKYHELEKTKRILERLYIFAKEVLEKKESNESYIDKWLLSKLYRSVREYYKLMDKFELRKAGLLLYQLLDDDIKWYKKRGGDNREVLLEYLDVVVRLMAPFTPHICEEIWEMMGREGFVSLTKLPEVKEELINDEIELGEEYIKQLIEDIKEIINVAKIKPRRIYIYTADDWKYEVLRIIKENEGKTVKEIMPIIMKDERFRKLGKEVAKLVNQLIKMKAEVIDEVKVLNEAKEFLEKEFNTEIIINGEDKANKKRFAIPFKPAIYVEE from the coding sequence ATGAATTTAAAGGAAATTGAAAGAAAATGGCAGAAAAAATGGGAGGAAGCTAAGATATTTAATGCTGATCCTGATAACAGAGAGAAGTTTTTTATAACTGCTGCTTTTCCATACTTAAATGGTGTTTTACATGCAGGACATTTAAGAACATTTACAATCCCTGAAGTTATAGCAAGATATCAGAGAATGAAAGGAAAAAATGTTCTTTGGACATTTGGTTATCATGTAACTGGAACACCAATATTAGGTTTAGCAGAATTGATAAAGAATAGGGATGAAAAAACATTAGAAGCTTATAACAAACTTCATGGCATACCTATGGAAACACTTCTAACTTTAACTACCCCAGAAAAGATAGTTGAATATTTTTCAAAAAAGGCTGAAGAAGCTTTTAAAAAGATGGGTTTTAGTTTAGACTGGAGAAGAAACTTTAAAACTGATGATGAAGCATTTAAAAGATTTATTGTTTGGCAATTTCATAAGTTAAAAGAAAAAGGGTATATTGTTAAAGGCTCACACCCTGTTAGATACTGTCCAAAATGTGACAACCCTGTTGAAGATCATGATCTATTACATGGGGAGAATGCCACATTGGTAGAATATGTATTAATTAAGTTCAAGTTGGGAGACATTATTTTACCAGCAGCCACTTTAAGGCCAGAAACAGTATTTGGAGTTTCTAATATATGGGTAAATCCTAATGAGACATATGTTAAAGCCAAAGTTTTAAATGAAGATAGTGGTAAAGAGGAGATTTGGATAGTATCAAAAGAGTGTGCTGAAAAATTAAAACATCAAAATAGGAAGGTTGAAATATTAGAAGAATTTAAAGGAGAAGAGTTGTTAGGAAAAGAGGTTTTAAATCCAATAACTAATAAGAAAGTTAAAATATATCCTGCTAAGTTTGTTAAAACAGGTGTAGGGACAGGAGTGGTTATGTCTGTTCCTGCCCACGCCCCTTATGACTATATAGCATTAAAAGACTTAAATTTATTAGATAAAGTTGAAATTATCCCATTGATTAAGGTTCCCAACTACAGTGAAATTCCAGCAAAGGATATTATTGATAAATTAAAAATAGAGAGTCAAGAGGATAGAGATAAATTAGATGAGGCTACAAAGAGGTTATATAAGGATGAATATCACAAGGGAATTTTGAATGAAAATTGTCTTGAATACAGTGGATTAGCTGTTAAAGATATAAAGGATAAGCTAACAAAAGATTTTATTGAAAAAGGATTGGCTGAAACATTTTATGAGTTTAGTGAAGAAAATGTTGTTTGTAGGTGTGGAACAAAATGTATAGTTAAAATGGTTAAAGGTCAATGGTTTATAAAATATTCTGATGAGCATTGGAAAGAACTAGCACACAAATGTGTAGATAAAATGGAGTTTATCCCAGATTATCTAAGAGAAGTATTCCATGAAATGATTGATTGGATGAAAGATAAGGCTTGTGTAAGAAGAAGGGGGTTAGGGACAGAGTTTCCATTTGAAGAGGGTTGGATAATTGAAAGTTTATCAGATTCTACAATATACCCCGCTTACTATACTATAGCAAAATATATAAATGAACTAAATATAAAACCAGAACAGCTAACTTTAGAGCTTTTTGATTATGTGTTTTTGGGTAAAGGAGATTTAAATAAGATATCTGAAGAAACAAAGATAGATAAAGAAACTATTAAAAAGATGAGGGAAGAGTTCCTCTATTATTATCCAGTAGATTGGAGATGTTCAGCTAAAGATTTAATACCAAATCATCTAACTTTCTACATATTCAATCATGTAGCTATATTCCCTGAGGATCTTTGGCCAAGAGGGATTGTTGTTAATGGTTATGTAACAATAGAAGGGAAAAAGTTATCAAAGTCCAAAGGACCATTACTACCAGTTTTAGAGGTTGCTGAAAAGTTTGGAGCAGATGTAGGAAGATTTTATATAGCAACATGTGCTGAGCTACCACAAGATGCTGATATTAAATATCATGAATTGGAAAAGACTAAAAGGATTTTAGAAAGGCTTTATATATTTGCTAAAGAAGTTTTAGAAAAAAAGGAAAGTAATGAAAGTTATATAGATAAATGGTTATTATCTAAGCTATACAGATCTGTTAGAGAATATTATAAATTAATGGATAAATTTGAATTAAGAAAGGCTGGATTGTTATTATACCAACTATTAGATGATGATATCAAATGGTATAAAAAGAGAGGAGGAGATAATAGGGAGGTTTTATTGGAATATTTAGATGTTGTTGTTAGATTAATGGCTCCATTCACTCCTCATATATGTGAGGAGATTTGGGAAATGATGGGTAGAGAAGGATTTGTTTCTCTAACTAAATTGCCAGAAGTTAAAGAGGAGTTGATAAATGATGAGATAGAATTGGGAGAGGAGTATATAAAGCAGTTGATTGAGGATATAAAAGAAATTATAAATGTGGCAAAAATAAAACCAAGGAGGATTTATATATATACTGCAGATGATTGGAAATATGAAGTTTTAAGAATAATTAAAGAAAATGAAGGAAAGACTGTAAAAGAAATCATGCCAATAATAATGAAAGATGAAAGGTTTAGAAAGCTTGGAAAAGAAGTTGCTAAGCTTGTAAATCAATTGATAAAAATGAAAGCTGAAGTTATAGATGAGGTTAAAGTATTAAATGAGGCAAAAGAGTTCTTAGAAAAAGAATTTAACACTGAAATAATAATAAATGGAGAGGATAAGGCTAATAAAAAGAGATTTGCAATCCCATTTAAACCTGCTATATATGTGGAAGAATGA
- a CDS encoding DUF357 domain-containing protein, with protein sequence MREITDEKLEKYFKMTEEAIKIIKNGMPPKRSLLYDVAKDFLLMIESYYKDAKSFKEKGDYVNAFASLNYAYGWIDAGVRLGLFNVGDDDKRFTLAK encoded by the coding sequence ATGAGGGAAATCACTGATGAAAAATTAGAAAAATATTTTAAAATGACAGAAGAAGCTATAAAAATAATAAAAAATGGCATGCCTCCAAAAAGAAGTCTTTTATATGATGTGGCTAAAGACTTTCTTTTAATGATAGAAAGTTATTATAAAGATGCAAAATCTTTTAAAGAAAAAGGAGATTATGTTAATGCATTTGCTTCATTAAATTATGCTTATGGATGGATAGATGCAGGTGTTAGATTAGGATTGTTTAATGTTGGGGATGATGACAAAAGATTTACATTAGCTAAGTGA
- the hycI gene encoding hydrogenase maturation peptidase HycI, with amino-acid sequence MKVVIGIGNELRGDDAVGCYIAKRLIEYFNGEGDIFKKDNLCIINARTSLEAYTDIIKELKPKHIIIVDCALINEDYRIIKLDEIDNLLLSSHNLPISFIIKYLKNFIDFDLTIIGIRPRVIDFCDMSNETKKIAEKVLKEIIKMVK; translated from the coding sequence ATGAAAGTTGTAATTGGTATAGGTAATGAGCTTAGAGGAGATGATGCTGTAGGGTGTTATATAGCTAAAAGGTTGATAGAGTACTTTAATGGGGAAGGAGATATATTTAAAAAAGATAATTTATGTATAATAAATGCAAGAACCTCATTAGAGGCTTATACTGATATTATTAAAGAGTTAAAGCCAAAACATATTATTATAGTAGATTGTGCATTAATAAATGAGGATTATAGAATTATAAAGTTAGATGAAATAGATAATCTCTTATTATCATCACATAACCTTCCAATATCTTTCATAATAAAATATTTAAAAAATTTTATAGATTTTGATCTGACCATTATTGGAATAAGGCCAAGAGTTATTGATTTTTGTGATATGAGTAATGAAACAAAAAAAATAGCAGAAAAGGTTTTAAAGGAGATAATAAAGATGGTGAAATAA
- a CDS encoding AIR synthase related protein produces the protein MDIEGYVRRCLRKNIPEEKIIEDGFKRIVEIKEDEEFAKKLIKAVLEEVKISEKALNVEDKNLKIILNYPKANVKMGEFGVGSRGEGDFFVHREIARIIESTNTVSYTSAKDQDDAGIVKVDKAKYIVAAVDGTHSRLSEFPFLAGFHVARAALRDVYVKGARGIALLSDIHLADDGDIGKIFDFTAGVCCVSEALNIPLIGGSTLRVGGDMVIGDRMVSSVTAIGVIDDYEPTVRKRAKEGDVILMTKGSGGGTITTTAIFYGYYDVIYETLNVDFIKACEKLIETGLIKEIDAMTDVTNGGVRGDAYEISKSSNVSLVFYKDRLYNTINEKVLNMLLELDIDPLGVSTDSLMVICNEDIADEVKKLINAIEVGYVEKGNESYIIEDNKKKPLKPMFRESAYTPVKKVVGEKKPKNFEKMKEMIRSACDEAIKKKDYVLELIRKRG, from the coding sequence TTGGATATTGAAGGATATGTTAGAAGATGTTTAAGAAAGAATATTCCAGAAGAGAAGATTATTGAAGATGGTTTTAAGAGAATAGTTGAAATAAAAGAAGATGAAGAATTTGCTAAAAAATTAATAAAAGCTGTATTGGAAGAAGTAAAAATTTCAGAAAAAGCTTTGAATGTTGAGGATAAAAATTTAAAAATTATATTAAACTATCCAAAAGCTAATGTTAAAATGGGTGAATTTGGTGTAGGTAGTAGAGGAGAAGGAGATTTCTTTGTTCATAGAGAGATTGCAAGAATAATAGAAAGTACAAATACAGTTTCTTACACTTCAGCCAAAGATCAGGATGATGCAGGGATTGTTAAAGTTGATAAAGCTAAATACATTGTTGCAGCTGTAGATGGAACACATTCAAGGCTTAGTGAATTTCCTTTCTTAGCAGGCTTTCATGTAGCAAGAGCAGCATTAAGAGATGTTTATGTAAAAGGGGCTAGAGGAATTGCCTTATTAAGTGATATTCATTTAGCTGATGATGGAGATATTGGAAAGATATTTGATTTCACAGCTGGGGTTTGCTGTGTTTCTGAAGCTTTAAATATTCCCCTAATAGGAGGCTCTACTCTTAGGGTTGGAGGGGATATGGTTATAGGAGATAGGATGGTTTCTTCTGTTACAGCTATAGGGGTGATTGATGATTATGAGCCTACAGTTAGAAAGAGGGCAAAAGAAGGGGATGTTATTTTAATGACAAAAGGTAGTGGAGGAGGAACAATAACAACAACCGCTATATTTTATGGATATTATGATGTAATTTATGAAACTCTTAATGTTGATTTTATAAAAGCTTGTGAGAAGTTAATTGAAACTGGCTTGATAAAAGAGATTGATGCTATGACAGATGTAACTAATGGAGGAGTTAGGGGAGATGCTTATGAGATATCTAAAAGCTCAAATGTTTCATTAGTATTTTATAAAGATAGATTATATAATACAATAAATGAGAAGGTATTAAACATGCTTTTAGAATTAGACATTGATCCCTTAGGAGTTTCTACTGATTCATTAATGGTAATATGCAATGAAGACATTGCTGATGAAGTGAAAAAATTGATAAATGCTATAGAAGTGGGTTATGTTGAGAAAGGTAATGAAAGTTATATTATTGAAGATAATAAAAAGAAACCATTAAAACCTATGTTTAGAGAGTCTGCATACACTCCTGTAAAAAAGGTTGTTGGAGAGAAAAAACCTAAAAACTTTGAAAAAATGAAAGAAATGATAAGATCAGCATGTGATGAAGCTATAAAGAAGAAAGATTATGTTCTAGAGTTAATAAGAAAAAGAGGATAG